The DNA segment GAGTGGTTGTCCAGATTTTTTCTTTGCTGCTAGTTCATTTATGCGCTTTAATGTATCGTTAATATTACTCATATTGACCTCCTGTATTCTATATTAGAATAACATGATTTATTATAACATAGAACTAAATGAATACGTATGGTAAGATATAAGTTGTACGCGTCTGTACTTTCACAAGTGAGAAAGGAGAGCTGTATGCGTGTAACAAAAGCGATAAAGGCAGAGCAATTGAAATTATTGCAAGAGCATTATTTTGATGCAAAACCTGCCCTTGAGTATACAAATGAATTTGAATTATTAGTAGCCGTTGTTTTATCTGCACAATGTACGGATGAAAGGGTTAATATTGTTACGAAACGATTGTTCCCTGAATTAAATCATCCTGCTAAAATGCTTGAAATAGGGGTTACAAAACTAGAAACTCTTATTAAAGATTGCGGTCTTTATAAGTCTAAAGCGAAAAACTTAATTGCTACCTGTCAAATCTTGGTAGAACAATATCATGGTGAGGTACCACGTGAATTTGATCAACTGGTAGAATTACCTGGTGTTGGTCGTAAAACGGCTAACGTAGTTGTGTCCGTATTGTTCGGTACACCTGCCATTGCGGTAGATACCCATGTATTCCGTGTAGCTAATCGATTAAAACTAGGTATTGCTAAAACTCCAGAAGAGATGGAGAAGAAATTGCAAAAGGCTATCCCTAAAGAGGATTGGGCTGCTGCTCATCACTGGTTGATTTATCATGGCCGTAAATTATGTAAGGCTCGTAAGCCTTTATGTGAAGAATGTTTTTTAAATCATGTATGCCCTTCGGCGGGAAAGGTTTAATATGAAAGTAAATAACGAAGAATTTATTGCCCTTTGTGCGACTCATGGCATTGAGGGAATTGATATTGTAAATGAGTTAATGCGTTTTAAAGTACTAGATCAATTGATTTCTAGTAATGCTAGCTCCCGTGAGTGGGGTGTAACAGCAGATGATTTATATGCGTTAGCAGAAAAATCCACAGTCGAGTCTTTTGGTCCTGTTCCATATGATTTGAATACATTCCAAGCTCTATATGGTCCATCCTTTAGAGTTGAATTATTTGATTTCATTAGCGATACAGGTATCTTGGATGGTCTAGATGTAGGCACTATTTGGGAAACTCCTGTTCGTGAAAGTATCGAAGCCCATAGCAAAACGGGAGAACTCGTTCTTTACGCTTATGTAGAAGAATATGCAGGCATGGTTGAAGAGATTCTTCAATCTTATGAAGATAAAAAAGTCGTTCTTTATACGGCGTCTCCAGTGTGCTATAGCATTTTGACACGTTTATACCCAATGGCACAAATTATTAATCAATGGCCTCATCGCAGCTATTTTGATCATATCTTTACAGGAACGGTTGGCATGTTCCAATCCTCTGAAGATATTGTGGAAGAAGTGGCAAATGGACTACATAATCTTGTTCCAGAAGGGACTGCACAATTATTCTTACCTGCTACAATGGCACAAAACCAATTGGGCTTAAATAATATGGCATTGCAATTCTTCTTGAATCAAAAGCGTGTGGAAGCAATCCGTGAATGGACTCCATTAGGGGCTTATGAAATTGTATATGGTAAATACGATGTTAAAAAGATGCGCGTTGGCTTGCGTGAACGCGTAGGAGATGAGTGGAAAACGATTAATTATATTCCATTGCCTCATGGTGTATTTGCTCAATTACCGGTATTCACAGTATTAAATTATGGCTTGTCTTTACGCTCTATTTTATTTCCAGGCGGTCAAACTGATGTAGCCTTAGGTCAAGATGGTATTTACTGTATCGACAGCCGAGTTTCTGCATTAGGACGTAATGCTCTTGTGGAAAGTGGCGCTTATTTCCTAACATTCAAACGTTACGCGGATCATGTAGATGTAGATATTACTACAGAGGCACCAGCAGAGGATATTTACTGGATGTTCCCAGATGCTGAATTGGCATATATGTGGTATGCATACTTCTGTAGTACTACGGGTCAAACATTGATTCAAGAGATTTCCATGCTCGTTCAAACAGATGAGTCTTTCGGCTATATGCTTAGCAGCGTGCGTCGCCGCGTATTAGATGTTAATAATGAAGCTCAATTAATTTCATCTGTACAGGCTGCTGATGAAGCCTATATCAAGGCTGTTACAGAAGCAGCTACAAATTGGAAATCTACGGTAGATGAATTAGGTGCTCAAGTAATGCCTCCTACTACATCTATTGATATTGAAGACTATAGCGATTATAAAAACTAATTGTAAAAGTCTGATATTTAGTTTAAAATATATCGTATCCTAAAAAATATGAACTACTAAATATAGTAGGTATGAACCATACTACACAGATGTGTAAGAAAGGAGGACTGACTCATGGCAGTTATTAATTTTGAAATCTTCAAAGTTATCGGCACTTTATCTGAAGATAAAGACGGTTGGAAAAAACAATTAACATGTACTAGCTGGGGCAAATATAATCCTAAGTTTGACCTTCGCGCTTGGGATAGTGAATATACAAGCATGAAGAAAGGTATTACCCTTTCTTTAGAGGAGCTCATCGCATTGCGTGATATCCTTAATGAAAGTGACTTAGAGACTATTCTAGCTGAATCTATTGAAGAAAAACAAGCATCCAAGGAATAGTATTGGCAACTTGCATTTGTACTAGTGTCATGCTATAATCTATAAGAATAATATTGATTGTCGGAAAGAGGTGTATAGAATGAAACAAGGTATTCATCCAGACTATAAAGAAGCTACAGTAACTTGCGGTTGTGGCAACACATTCAAAACTGGCTCTGTAAAAGAAGACCTTCGTGTAGACGTTTGCTCCAAATGCCATCCGTTCTTCACTGGTCAACAACGCGCAGCTCAAGCTCGTGGTCGTATTGAACAATTTAACAAACGTTACGGCAAATAATTTGTCATGTAATGTAGCATCTATGGGCAGGGCTATGAGCTCTGCCTCTATTTGTTTATGAGAGGAGCTCTTGTGAACACAGAACGTATTAAAAAGTTTGTCGGTGGACAAGCTGTGATCGAAGGTGTCATGATGAGGGGCCCTGGCGTTACAGCAACAGCTGTACGAGAACCAGCGGGAACTATTGTAGTTCAAAAAGAGCCTACAAAATCTATTGCTGACACATATCCAATTTTGAAAAAACCATTTCTTCGGGGCTGTGTAGCTCTTTATGAATCCCTCGTAATTGGCATGAAGGCCTTGTCCTTCTCTGCTAAGGCCGCTGGTGATGAAGAGGAAGAAATGTCTAATAGAGAAATTGCCATTACTATGGTTATTTCTACCATCTTTGCGATAGCTGTATTTTTGGCATTGCCTACATTTATCGTGAAATTTATTCCTGGTGTACAGGATAATCATGTTATATTAAATCTCATTGAAGGTGTCATTCGTTTAGTTCTTTTCCTACTCTATATTTGGGGGATTGGACTTACAAAGGATATTCAACGAGTTTTCCAATATCATGGGGCAGAGCATAAAACGATTCATACTTATGAATTAGACTTGCCTCTTACTGTAGAAAACGTTCGCAAACAAAGTCGCTTACATCCGCGATGTGGCACAAATTTCTTACTTATCGTTATGGTTGTAAGTATCTTTGTATTTGCCTTTTTAGGTTGGCCTAATTTGTTAGAACGTATCGTAAGCCGCGTACTTCTCATGCCCGTAGTGGCAGGTATTGCGTACGAGGTTATTCGTCTTGCTGGTCGTAGTGAGCATTCCTTTGTGCAAGCTCTTATCAAACCTGGTCTTGCATTACAATACATGACCACACGTGAACCAGAAGATGATCAAATTGAAGTAGCTATACGAGCTCTTGAAGAGGTTCGCCCTCCTGAGAGTGATGCTTATGAAGAGGAATAAACATGCTAGTAGATAAATTACAAGTTATTGAAGATAAATTTATGGACCTGGAGCAGCGCATCAGTGACCCTGAAGTGATTGCGCGCCAAGATGAATGGCGTAAATTAACACGTCAACATGCTCAATTATCTGAAACAGTTGAAACATTCCGTACTTATAAAAAAGTATTAGCTGGTATTGATGAAGCTATGGAAGTTATCGAAGATAAATCCATGGATGAAGAATTCCGCGAAATGGCACAAGAGGAATTGAAAGAGCTAAAACCTCAAAAAGAGGAATTAGAAGAGAAATTGCAAATTCTTTTATTGCCTAAAGACCCTAATGACGATAAAAACATCATCATCGAAATTCGCGGTGGTGCCGGCGGCGACGAAGCAGCATTATTCGCAGGCGATTTGTTCCGTATGTACACAAAATATGCGGAAAGCCAAGGCTGGCGTTGTGAGATTATCGATGCTAATGAACCAGAACTTGGTGGCTTTAAAGAGGTTATTTTCTCTGTAGATGGTGAAAATGTATATTCTAAGATGAAATTTGAATCTGGTGTACATCGCGTACAACGTGTACCTGCTACAGAAACACAAGGCCGTGTGCATACATCTACCGTTACAGTAGCTGTATTACCAGAGATGGAAGATGTTGATATTGAAGTTAATGAAAAAGACTTGAAAATCGACACCTATCGTGCCAGTGGTGCGGGCGGTCAGCATATCAATAAAACAGAATCTGCTGTTCGTATTACACACTTACCTTCTGGTATTGTTGTGGCATGCCAAGACCAACGTTCTCAATTACAAAACCGTGAAAAAGCTATGCGTGTATTGCGTGCTAAATTGCAAGACCAAGCTGAACAAGAGGCTATTTCTAGCATGGCCGCAGACCGTAAGAGCCAAGTTGGTACTGGTGACCGTAGTGAACGTATTCGTACCTATAACTACCCTCAAGGCCGCGTAACAGACCATCGTATTAATTTAACATTGTATAAATTAGATGCTATTTTAAATGGCGATCTAGATGAAATCATTCAAGCCTTAAATGCTGCTGACCAAGCGGCAAAAATGCAGGAGGCTAATACAAATGTATAAGGAGATTTGGACAATCGGTCGTATTCTCCAGTGGACAGAGCAGTACTTTCAAAGCAAGGAGATGGATACACCTCGACTTGATGGGGAAGTACTGCTTTCTCACGTTTTAGGCAAGGATCGTATTTATCTATATACTCATTATGACCAACCGCTTATTCAAGAGGAACTCGATGCTTTTAGACCTCTCGTTCAAGAACGGGCCAAGGGTCATTGTGTAGCGGCTATAATTGGGGAAAAGGACTTTATGGGATTGACCTTTAAGGTTAATGATAAGGTGTTGATTCCACGACCTGATACGGAAACCTTAATTGAGCATGTACTAGGTGCGTACCCAAAAGATAGTAAGGTTCGTATCCTTGATGTATGTACGGGCCCTGGTACGATATTACTCAGTCTATTACACTATTTGCCGAATGCGTGTGGTGTAGGCCTTGAAATATCTACGGATGCCTTAACAGTAGCTGAGGAGAATAGGGAAAGATTTAACTTAAATGATCGTGTTCAATTATTAGAGTCCGATATGTTTTCTGCCTTAGATGGTAAAGCTGAAAAGTTTGACCTCATCGTATCGAATCCACCATATATCCGTACAGGAGATGCTAAATTATTGTCTCAGGATGTATTAAATGAGCCTCATATTGCCTTGTTTGGTGGTGAAGATGGATTAGAATTCTATCGTATTTTAGCTAAAGCGTGCGGTACATATTTAAAACCACAAGGCCGTATAGCCTTTGAAATAGGTTACGATCAAGCAGAAGAGGTAAAGTCTTTATTAAAAGAAGCTGGTCATTACTCTAACATTCAGTGTATCGCTGATCTTGGTGGTAATAATCGTGTTGTAACCGCAGTATATGAGGGATAATATGGATACTCAAATTATTACAAATCCATCAGAACAAGAACTAGATATGCTCGCTCGCGCTTTACGTAATGGCGAATTGGTGTCCATTCCCACAGAAACTGTATATGGACTCGGTGCTAATGGACTTGATCCAGAGGCGATGGATAAAATTTATGCTGCCAAAGGTCGTCCTTCAGATAATCCATTGATTTTACATGTTCCTAATAGTGAAAGTATAAAACCTTTGGTAACAGAGGTTTCAAATACGGCACAACTATTAATGGATACGTTTTGGCCAGGGCCATTAACGATTACATTGCCTAAATCTGATTTAGTGCCAAATCGTGCTACTGGAGGGTTACCTCGCGTAGCATTGCGTTGTCCTGATCATAAGATATGCCGTGCATTATTAGAACGCGCTGGTGTACCTGTAGCGGCTCCTAGTGCAAATATATCTGGTCGTCCAAGCCCTACAACGGCACAAGATGTTTACCATGATATGAAGGGCCGTATTTCTTATATTTTAGATGCTGGTCCATGTACGATTGGTGTAGAATCTACTGTGGTGGAAGTGCATGATGATAAGGTCATTATATTGAGACCTGGTGGAATTACAAAAGCACAACTTGAAAATGTTGTGTCTACGGTTGAATATGATACTGCGCTAGTTAATGCTACCACTAAGCCAAAGGCTCCTGGTATGAAGTATACGCATTATGCGCCTGATGCACCTATGACAGTTGTGGTAGGTAATCCTGAGGTCATAGCATCTACGTTTAAGGAGCTTTCAGAAGGTATAGAAGGTCCTATCGGTTGTTTGGTCAGTCATGAAACGTATAACCTGATTAAAGACGATATGCGTTTTATGTGTCATTGTTTTGGTCATCATGGTGATGCCTTATCATTAGGCCATGACTTTTACAAAAGCCTATTACATTTTAACGAAAATCATGTTACCTTAATCTTAGCAGAAGGTGTTAATGATAATGGTTTTGGCGTTGCTATTATGAATCGTATGGAAAAGGCATCTAGTCACCATATCATTTATAAGTAAATTTACTAGCATAAAAATGTCCACTGATAATAGAAATATGTCTTTACATATTGGATGAATTTGCTATAATGTATAAAGTAATCACAAAATGTGATTAAGTAAGGATGTTATTATGAATATTTTATTTGTGTGTACCGGTAATACTTGCCGTAGCCCTATGGCTGAAGGTATTACACGGGCCCTTGCAGCGGAGCAACATAAGGATGTGACGACTGTATCAGCTGGTCTATTTGCCGCCTATGGAGCAAAGCCAACTGAACAAGCCGTTGAAGCTGTCCGTTCCATTGCAGATATTTCTGATCATGAATCGAGACCATTGACGATGGAACTCGTGAATGCAGCAGATCTTATCATTGGTATGACGAAAGATCACAAATCTGTACTACTTCGCCAATTCCCATTTGAGGAAGGTAAAATCAAAACGATTTCCGAGTGGGGTGGTCAAGATGGTGATGTTACTGACCCATATGGATCTGATCAAACCGTATATAATCAATGTGCGGAACAAATTTATCACTTAGTAGAGGCCGGTCTTAGCTCAGTGCCTCAGAAGGCGTAGGAGATGAAATTATGAAAGTTGCAATCGGTTGTGATCATGGCGGATTACATTTAAAAGCATCCGTTAAGGAATTATTAAATGCATTGGGACATGAAGTAGAGGATTTTGGCTGTCATACAGCTGATTCTTGCGACTATCCTGACATTGCTGTACCTGTAGCAAATGCAGTTGTATCTGGTCAAGCAGACCGAGGTATTTTGATTTGTGGTACTGGTATTGGTATCGGTATTGCAGCAAATAAGATTTCAGGTATTCGCGCTGCTCTTTGTCATGATACATTCTCTGCTCATGCATGTCGTGAACATAATGACGCTAATATTCTCACAATGGGGGAACGCGTTATTGGTCCTGGTCTAGCTAACGATATTGTAGCCATCTTTATGGAAACAGAGTTCGAAGGTGGTCGTCACGCACGCCGTGTAGAGAAAATTAAAGCACTAGAGAAGTAATACATCATTACCTATATATATTCGTTTTCACGAGGAGGATACTCATGAGTTTCTTAGAAAAACAAGACCCTAATATTCAAGCTGTTATCAATCAAGAATTAGCACGCCAACGCGATAAATTAGAAATGATCGCTTCTGAAAACTTTGTTTCTCAAGCAGTAATGGAAGCTCAAGGTAGCGTATTGACTAACAAATATGCAGAAGGGTATCCTGGTAAACGTTATTATGGCGGTTGTGAAAATGTTGATGTTATCGAAACATTAGCTATTGAACGTGCAAAACGCTTGTTCGGTGCAGAACATGCTAACGTACAACCTCATTCTGGTTCTCAAGCAAACTTTGGCGTGTATTTCGCATTACTACAACCTGGTGACACTATTGTGGGTATGAACTTGTCCCATGGCGGTCACTTAACTCATGGTTCTCCAGTTAACGTATCTGGTACATATTTCAACGTAGTACCTTACGGTGTAGATGCAGAAACTCAACAAATCGATTATGATGAGTTCCGTAAAATCGTATTAGAAGCTAAACCTAAATTGATCATCGCTGGTGGTAGTGCTTATAGCCGTCAAATCGACTTCAAAAAAATGGCTGATGTAGCTCATGAAGTTGATGCTATCTTCATGGTAGATATGGCTCACTTTGCTGGTCTTGTAGCAGCAGGTTTACATCCAAACCCAGTAGAATATGCTGATATCGTTACTACCACAACTCATAAAACATTGCGTGGCCCTCGTGGTGGCATGATTCTTTGCAAAGAAAAATATGCTAAAGCAATCGATAAAGCAATCTTCCCTGGTATTCAAGGTGGCCCTTTGATGCATGTTATCGCTGCTAAAGCTGTTGCATTTGGTGAAGCATTACAACCAGAATTCAAAGTATATGCACAACAAGTTATCGATAATGCAAAAGCATTGGCTGCTGCATTGCAAGAAAAAGGCTTAACAATCGTATCTGGTGGTACAGATACTCACGTTATGTTGGTAGACGTACGCAATACTGGTTTAACAGGTAAAGAAGCAGAACATTTACTTGATGAAGTAGGTATTACTTGTAATAAAAATACAATTCCATTCGATCCTGCTAGTCCATTTGTAACAAGCGGTATCCGTCTTGGTACACCAGCACTTACAACACGTGGCTTACAAGTAAAAGATATGGAAGAAATTGCAGATATCATTGCAACTGTACTTAGAAATCCTGAAGATAAAGCAGTTCATGAAGAAGCAAGCAAACGCGTAGCAGCACTTTGCGAAGCGTATCCATTGTACTAATCTTTGGATTAATCTTATTAAAATTACATAAGGCTTAAATACGATAAAAGGGATGTGTATTATCACATCCCTTTTAATATTTTTATGGCATGATTTATCAATCTGTGATAGAGTAAATATGAATATTAAATGGATACCGATAGGGTATATAAATTATTTATAGGAGGACAGTCATGAAAGTTAGTGTTATGACACATCCATTGATTCAACACAAAGTTACATTGATGCGTGATGCAGAAACAGGCTCTAAAGATTTCAGACAATTACTTGATGAAATTACGATGTTGATGGGCTATGAAATTACACGTAGCTTACCATTAGAGGATGTAGAGGTTCAAACACCTTTAACTAAAATGACTGGCAAACGTATTGCAGGTAAAAAATTGGGCATTATTCCAATTCTTCGTGCTGGTTTAGGTATGGTAAATGGTATGCTTAACTTGATTCCAACTGCAAAGGTTGGTCATATCGGCTTATATCGTGATCCAGAAACATTAAAACCAGTAGAATACTACTGCAAGTTACCTTCTGATGTAGGTGAACGCGACTTCATCGTAACAGACCCAATGCTCGCTACTGGTGGTAGTGCGGCAGCAGCTATTACCTTGCTAAAAGAAAAAGGCGCTAAAAACATTAAATTAATGTGTCTTGTTGCGGCTCCTGAAGGTGTGGAAGCAGTAAATAAGGAACATCCTGAAGTTCCTATTTACGTAGCGGCTCTTGATGAAAAACTTAATGATCATGGTTACATTTTGCCTGGTTTAGGCGATGCTGGTGACCGTATCTTCGGTACAAAATAAAATAAACATATACAAACGACATAATTTAGGTACAAAGTTGTATAAAATCCCTAAATTATGTCGTTTTCTACGTATAAAGTCTTGAATAAAATCTACATAGGGTATACAATACAAATGTAAAAGTATTTTTTTATTTTAGGTGGGACGAATTTTGTTCACATGGGACGAAAAACGATTCATACAATCCCAACGGGTAAAGGAGGGACCCGATGAACGAGTTTCTAATGATATGTGAACGTATTGTTCCTGAAATCGTTAGTGTATTAAAGGAGCGATACAAAATATTAAACCACCTAGTTTATGAAGAGCCTATAGGCCGTAGAACAT comes from the Veillonella dispar genome and includes:
- the nth gene encoding endonuclease III; translation: MRVTKAIKAEQLKLLQEHYFDAKPALEYTNEFELLVAVVLSAQCTDERVNIVTKRLFPELNHPAKMLEIGVTKLETLIKDCGLYKSKAKNLIATCQILVEQYHGEVPREFDQLVELPGVGRKTANVVVSVLFGTPAIAVDTHVFRVANRLKLGIAKTPEEMEKKLQKAIPKEDWAAAHHWLIYHGRKLCKARKPLCEECFLNHVCPSAGKV
- a CDS encoding YdbC family protein, whose protein sequence is MAVINFEIFKVIGTLSEDKDGWKKQLTCTSWGKYNPKFDLRAWDSEYTSMKKGITLSLEELIALRDILNESDLETILAESIEEKQASKE
- the rpmE gene encoding 50S ribosomal protein L31; the protein is MKQGIHPDYKEATVTCGCGNTFKTGSVKEDLRVDVCSKCHPFFTGQQRAAQARGRIEQFNKRYGK
- a CDS encoding DUF1385 domain-containing protein, with the protein product MRGALVNTERIKKFVGGQAVIEGVMMRGPGVTATAVREPAGTIVVQKEPTKSIADTYPILKKPFLRGCVALYESLVIGMKALSFSAKAAGDEEEEMSNREIAITMVISTIFAIAVFLALPTFIVKFIPGVQDNHVILNLIEGVIRLVLFLLYIWGIGLTKDIQRVFQYHGAEHKTIHTYELDLPLTVENVRKQSRLHPRCGTNFLLIVMVVSIFVFAFLGWPNLLERIVSRVLLMPVVAGIAYEVIRLAGRSEHSFVQALIKPGLALQYMTTREPEDDQIEVAIRALEEVRPPESDAYEEE
- the prfA gene encoding peptide chain release factor 1, yielding MLVDKLQVIEDKFMDLEQRISDPEVIARQDEWRKLTRQHAQLSETVETFRTYKKVLAGIDEAMEVIEDKSMDEEFREMAQEELKELKPQKEELEEKLQILLLPKDPNDDKNIIIEIRGGAGGDEAALFAGDLFRMYTKYAESQGWRCEIIDANEPELGGFKEVIFSVDGENVYSKMKFESGVHRVQRVPATETQGRVHTSTVTVAVLPEMEDVDIEVNEKDLKIDTYRASGAGGQHINKTESAVRITHLPSGIVVACQDQRSQLQNREKAMRVLRAKLQDQAEQEAISSMAADRKSQVGTGDRSERIRTYNYPQGRVTDHRINLTLYKLDAILNGDLDEIIQALNAADQAAKMQEANTNV
- the prmC gene encoding peptide chain release factor N(5)-glutamine methyltransferase, translating into MYKEIWTIGRILQWTEQYFQSKEMDTPRLDGEVLLSHVLGKDRIYLYTHYDQPLIQEELDAFRPLVQERAKGHCVAAIIGEKDFMGLTFKVNDKVLIPRPDTETLIEHVLGAYPKDSKVRILDVCTGPGTILLSLLHYLPNACGVGLEISTDALTVAEENRERFNLNDRVQLLESDMFSALDGKAEKFDLIVSNPPYIRTGDAKLLSQDVLNEPHIALFGGEDGLEFYRILAKACGTYLKPQGRIAFEIGYDQAEEVKSLLKEAGHYSNIQCIADLGGNNRVVTAVYEG
- a CDS encoding L-threonylcarbamoyladenylate synthase, which codes for MDTQIITNPSEQELDMLARALRNGELVSIPTETVYGLGANGLDPEAMDKIYAAKGRPSDNPLILHVPNSESIKPLVTEVSNTAQLLMDTFWPGPLTITLPKSDLVPNRATGGLPRVALRCPDHKICRALLERAGVPVAAPSANISGRPSPTTAQDVYHDMKGRISYILDAGPCTIGVESTVVEVHDDKVIILRPGGITKAQLENVVSTVEYDTALVNATTKPKAPGMKYTHYAPDAPMTVVVGNPEVIASTFKELSEGIEGPIGCLVSHETYNLIKDDMRFMCHCFGHHGDALSLGHDFYKSLLHFNENHVTLILAEGVNDNGFGVAIMNRMEKASSHHIIYK
- a CDS encoding low molecular weight protein arginine phosphatase, with amino-acid sequence MNILFVCTGNTCRSPMAEGITRALAAEQHKDVTTVSAGLFAAYGAKPTEQAVEAVRSIADISDHESRPLTMELVNAADLIIGMTKDHKSVLLRQFPFEEGKIKTISEWGGQDGDVTDPYGSDQTVYNQCAEQIYHLVEAGLSSVPQKA
- the rpiB gene encoding ribose 5-phosphate isomerase B — encoded protein: MKVAIGCDHGGLHLKASVKELLNALGHEVEDFGCHTADSCDYPDIAVPVANAVVSGQADRGILICGTGIGIGIAANKISGIRAALCHDTFSAHACREHNDANILTMGERVIGPGLANDIVAIFMETEFEGGRHARRVEKIKALEK
- the glyA gene encoding serine hydroxymethyltransferase: MSFLEKQDPNIQAVINQELARQRDKLEMIASENFVSQAVMEAQGSVLTNKYAEGYPGKRYYGGCENVDVIETLAIERAKRLFGAEHANVQPHSGSQANFGVYFALLQPGDTIVGMNLSHGGHLTHGSPVNVSGTYFNVVPYGVDAETQQIDYDEFRKIVLEAKPKLIIAGGSAYSRQIDFKKMADVAHEVDAIFMVDMAHFAGLVAAGLHPNPVEYADIVTTTTHKTLRGPRGGMILCKEKYAKAIDKAIFPGIQGGPLMHVIAAKAVAFGEALQPEFKVYAQQVIDNAKALAAALQEKGLTIVSGGTDTHVMLVDVRNTGLTGKEAEHLLDEVGITCNKNTIPFDPASPFVTSGIRLGTPALTTRGLQVKDMEEIADIIATVLRNPEDKAVHEEASKRVAALCEAYPLY
- the upp gene encoding uracil phosphoribosyltransferase, producing MKVSVMTHPLIQHKVTLMRDAETGSKDFRQLLDEITMLMGYEITRSLPLEDVEVQTPLTKMTGKRIAGKKLGIIPILRAGLGMVNGMLNLIPTAKVGHIGLYRDPETLKPVEYYCKLPSDVGERDFIVTDPMLATGGSAAAAITLLKEKGAKNIKLMCLVAAPEGVEAVNKEHPEVPIYVAALDEKLNDHGYILPGLGDAGDRIFGTK